DNA from Phycisphaerae bacterium:
TGCTGCCCGGCTCGGCCTCGAAGCCAAAGGTCTTCCCCATCAACTTCCGGCAGACGGCGATCGCCCGTGCTCCGGCCAAAACCATGACCACCACCGGTCCGGAGGTGATGTACTCGATCAGGCCGGGGAAAAACGGCTTGCCCTTGTGCGGGGCGTAGTGCCGCTCGGCCAGCTCGGGCGTGATCCGCATCAGCTTCATGCCCGCCAGAACCAGCCCCTTGTCCTCGAAGCGCTGAATGACCCGGCCCACCAGACGGCGCTGAACGCAATCCGGCTTCAGGATGATGAGTGTCCTCTCCACCACGTGTCGTGCTCCTCTTCTGGCGTTCCTGCCGTCCTCTCTTGCCCATCCCTATCCTGCACCACTCCGAGCGGCCTGGAACATCGCCCGGACGTTCTCCACCGGCACCCGAACCGGATCGTAAGTGCAGCCGGGGGCGACTATGATCGGCCTTTCCCCCGCCTGACGCAAGGCGTCGCGAACCTCCGCGGCACATTCCTGCGGCGTACCCTCCGGGAGCGTCCTCAGGTTGTCCACCCCTGCGGCTATGGCCGGCCGGATCCGATCCCGGGCCCAGGCGATGCTCGGACCGGTCGCTCGATCCGACCAGTTCAACACCGCCACCGGGTACTCCGAAAAGCCCAGGAAATCCCGCGGCCGGCCACACACATGCAGCACGCTGAACGGAGCACCCCTCACCGCCGCCAGGATGGCCAGATCCACGGGTCGCACCAGCTCTCGGTAAGTGCCCTGCCCGTTGGCCGGCGTATCCACCCAGTCATCCCGCACCGACAAGAACACGCCATCCGCCCCGGCGTCAACGCACCCGCGGGCGAACGCCCCCAGCGTCTCCCCAATGGCCGCCACCGCCGCCTTGACGGCCGCCCGATCCTCCCGAAGGAGCGCCGTCAGCAGCGCGTCCCGATCGTCCTGGCCATCAATCCGGGGCGGGGCGTGCACATCACTGGGCGGCCGCGTCCACGCCCGCAACACCGTCCAGGCATTGAAAAGCGTGGCACACATCAGCACGTCACCGGCCAGCCGCTCCTTCAGCCGGCGAAGCACCTCCAACTGGTCGGCCAACCGCTCGGCATCACCCGCCAGCGGTCGGATCCTTCTCAGATCACCCACCGTGCGGACAACAGCCACCTCCCCGCGCGGGTAGGGGTGATCGTTCATCACCTTGAGGAAATCGAGGCCATACGCCTCCAGATGCCGTAGGTGGGCATCGACGGCCGTCGAGCCGGTACTGCAGTCGTGTCCGAAGTGATACCAGCAGCTCACCGGCGGCCGGTCCGGCACCCGCCCATGAAGAACCGCCTCAACTCGTTCCCGTTCGGTCATAACGCTTACAGAAATGTAGGCCCCGTCGATGAACCGGTCCAGAGACAATCCGGAAAGTCAAGAGCCGTTGTGCGTCGAAAAGACCAAACCCGGCAGCCGACCCTCGTCATCCCCTCCACCGTCTGCATGCGCTACGATGATCATCCAGCCGCCAGCGAACACTTCCGCCTGGTCCCGGTCTGCGACTCCGAGACCAACGAGGTGATCTGCCACGAGCCCGCCGTCGCCGACGAGACATACAAACGGATCAAGCGAGCCCAGTTCCGGAGACTCCGGCCGCCCGAAGTCGATGATCGCACGGCCAACCCGATCCGCCTGTGGCTCCTCCGACGAACTCACTCGCAGCCCTGGTCACACTCGTAGCGGCTCTGGTCGCAACCGTCGTAGCATTCCGGATCACCCGGCCAGTTCTCGCGGCACCAATCGCAGCAACTGATGTATTGCTCCCGACACCTTGTGTAGCAACCCCACGCGTCCCGTTCCTGCGTAACCGTGCCGGTGACCGTGTCAACGATCACGTAGCTGCCGTCGGGCATATTGAACACATAGATGATGTTGGCTACGTTGGGATTGAGCGGCTTGAGCAGCTCCCACGATCGAAAGAACGGGCCGAAGCCCGCAGCCTGAGCCAGGGTCCAGGCCTCCACCACGTCCATGGTCACTTGGGTCAGATCCAGGAACTCGAGTCCCAACGGATCGCTTTCCAGATCCACTGTTGTCCAGGTCCTGTTGTAGGTCATGTACCAGCCCTGAACACCCTGAGGGGTCAAAGCGATGGCCAGGAAATCCCAGACGTTGGTTTCGGCCGGCATCTGCAGCTCGGTACCGTCCTCCCTTCGCCCCCCAGCCCAGCAGATCTGTGCCGCAGCGTGGGTCTTGCGAATCTCCGCCGTCGCCGCCGCAACCATCCGCGTGCATACGCTGTCGTCAGCGGTCGGCACCGAAATCAAGAATGGACACGGCCGACAGACTCCGCCGAACGCAAGACAGATCATGCCCAGCAGGCAAGAAACCACTATCCCCGGTGACAAACGCCGACTGCATTGCATGGCCACACCCTCACGTTGAGTGTCACTGAAAACCGAGTCCCAAACCGCCGCGAACGCGTCCCTCGCACGCGGCCTCAATCGTATTTTCCCTCATCGGCCAGCGGGTCGGCGGACATGAGTTGCATGGGTCCCAACAGCCCCGAATCAACCAGCGGCGTATCCTTGGTCAGCTTGCGAATGTTGGTCCGCGTCGTGCGCCGTTCCGGCGGCAGCAACTGATCACCAATGACTCGGTTCGGCCAGAAGTTGACCACATCGACCTCGAGCCTGTTATCCCTGGATCGCACCGCGTCGGTGACATCCACCCGGAAGGGCATGGCCCAGAGCACGCCAAGGTTGCGGCCGTTTAGTCGTACCTCACACAGTTGACGCACATCGCCCAAGTCGAGAAGCAGGCGTTTCGTCCCGGCAGCCGGCTGCTCGGGCAGATCGAAAGATGTCACGTAGGTCGCCATGCCCGAGTGGAACCGGATCGCGTCTTCGGGCCGAGTGGTCCAACTCACCAGCCGAGTGAACTCCACCGGTTGAGCCCCCCCCTGCCCGGAATCGAAGCTCACCTGCCACGGCCCGCGGAGCTCACACACCGGCACGACAGTCGCGAAGTTGGACGCACTTTTCGCCGCGGTACCGGCTGCCGCTCGAAAGACCACGAACATCGAGCCGTAGGGCGCGAATCGCAGCGGCACCACCGTGCGTTGGTCGGATGCAGCGAAATCGGGAAGGTGACGGACGCGGCCAGTGACGGGATCCCAACACTCCGGGTTCCTGCCGGCCACCCGGAATGTGCAGCGGGCATCCACCCATCGACCGGTGCGGTTGGCCACGAAGAAGATGTCCACTTCACCATCGCGACGGTGGATGTAGTCGAACGCGACGGCAGGCTGACTCTGGGCAGATGCCGTCGCACTGCCCGGGTCGAGGGCATATTCGAAGTCCGGCCTGACACCGTCGGCGAGCAAGACCTCCCGGGCAGTCCTGCCTACCATCACACGCCCCGACCCGAGACGATGCACCCCTGCCGAAGAACCACCGCCCTCTCCCCAAAGTTCATTCGCCAGTCCAGCGACCTCCTCATCGCACTGAGGATAATCGCACAGGCTGGCGGCCGATTCCGGCTTCGGGCCGATCACGGTGGCGCCCGCGGCGACCAACTCCTTGACTTTGCGGAGTACGGGCAACGAAATCACGCGGCGATCCGGCAAAACGAGTACCCGATAGCTCATGCCATCCGGCAGCAGGATACGGCCGCCGCGGGCGCTCATCCGCGTCAGCAGCACCTCTTCGGTCGCGACGTCGTAGTCATAACCGGGCAGCACCCTGGCCGGATCCGACTGCTTGAGCTGGGCGAAGTTCGGCACGTGATCGCCGTAGTAGTAGACCGCGTCGGCCACGAACAGGCCCCGCTGCAACATGAACTGGCAGCGGTTGATGTACGCGAGAAACGGCCCGGAGCGGGACCACCAGGTCGAGTTGGGATTGAAGTGCGTCCCTGCGAAGTACTCCTGGCCAGGCAAACCCATCTCCACCGGGGAGCAGGTGAAGGCGTGCCACACCAGGAGATTCAACCCTTCGCACGCGGCGCGATCGAACGACGGCTTGAGGTTGTCCCAGAGCGTCTCCTGCCAATGCGGGCCGATGGTCGTGAAACCCTCGGCGAGCACCAGCCGACGCCC
Protein-coding regions in this window:
- the ndk gene encoding nucleoside-diphosphate kinase, translated to MERTLIILKPDCVQRRLVGRVIQRFEDKGLVLAGMKLMRITPELAERHYAPHKGKPFFPGLIEYITSGPVVVMVLAGARAIAVCRKLMGKTFGFEAEPGSIRGDFGISMTYNLVHGSDSPESAAGEIALYFTPGELLDFTTADADWLGRPKEV
- a CDS encoding glycoside hydrolase is translated as MELARYGVTVNAISPGALTRMTEDLGYGVEVPAGEWEILRFGCTLNQHCRVATCSDGWQGYALDPFDANAFQRYWQAVVEPLIADAGPLAGRSLKYLHTDSWEVEVANWTPTLREQFWRRRGYDLWPFLPVIAGRILDGRDVSNRFLHDLRKTMGDLAIDNHYRPFVDGARRHGLRIHPESGGPHAVPIDSLRCLGMNDAPMSEFWARSWRHRVTDENRFFVKQPASAAHTYGRRLVLAEGFTTIGPHWQETLWDNLKPSFDRAACEGLNLLVWHAFTCSPVEMGLPGQEYFAGTHFNPNSTWWSRSGPFLAYINRCQFMLQRGLFVADAVYYYGDHVPNFAQLKQSDPARVLPGYDYDVATEEVLLTRMSARGGRILLPDGMSYRVLVLPDRRVISLPVLRKVKELVAAGATVIGPKPESAASLCDYPQCDEEVAGLANELWGEGGGSSAGVHRLGSGRVMVGRTAREVLLADGVRPDFEYALDPGSATASAQSQPAVAFDYIHRRDGEVDIFFVANRTGRWVDARCTFRVAGRNPECWDPVTGRVRHLPDFAASDQRTVVPLRFAPYGSMFVVFRAAAGTAAKSASNFATVVPVCELRGPWQVSFDSGQGGAQPVEFTRLVSWTTRPEDAIRFHSGMATYVTSFDLPEQPAAGTKRLLLDLGDVRQLCEVRLNGRNLGVLWAMPFRVDVTDAVRSRDNRLEVDVVNFWPNRVIGDQLLPPERRTTRTNIRKLTKDTPLVDSGLLGPMQLMSADPLADEGKYD